One segment of Runella sp. SP2 DNA contains the following:
- a CDS encoding S8 family serine peptidase codes for MSRNFTYTSILSGLKPVMWQNQPIYRHFSKLRNHLRQQQELGDLYAQIFAEPFVEDSSAGIAERATWRLESFEEMPQSISELPISEQTNYRSILVRNINTLLEYSQKMLESENSDSVAWGQLINKSLQIPNDSYILCGENKIVLVAWGFVSAQEGDIGYNLRKEIAFNPFNIHRAVVPFEPLPVELNNFPDAETSNQSSAELPQPEITPTTVEDNTTIEKESITPPVINSPTTDESDKNQPVASTSSTHTGETKIIAPKAPWWKRFWWVWLFLLGILFLFRQCGQSSPLPAAPGVIIPIDSTKISLDPDSVRYIASDRLNIALTGTNKDLHEFAKAFKKLYDDDNYQIIYYDTLTYRLQLQVPPNELEKIKKALPAQLKDYQMLIWYEGIFESRVIPSDPDFIDQSKSWYHRMVKAPGAWDYTRGDRNLVVAIIDDGFDLTHPEFVGRVVKPFNVVTHSSNVNSSYRGGTHGTHVAGIALGNADNGIGVSGIAPACRFMPVQVGDRAGRMGSTAIIDGLLYAIHNGASVVNMSLGMAVPPSIRFLSPRRQRDLINQLFKGEEQFWKELFSMAASKNVTIVLAAGNDNVFIGLDPMQRSENTIIVSATDRSNNKAIFSNYGDASSISAPGVQIYSSIPRGRFELMDGTSMAAPIVTGGVALIKSINPTLTLSQIKSLLQQTGLPVATPNAYIGNLIQLDKALATASRGRAPTVECPDVQQKIDSLLLEIEKLRQVCDNYNAGDTLKLPSDGGNLNFAEGRWKSTTEIVNDDGDFVQIFFDFYTNGTGKITLQEADGTQCTAPLSISLNNNEFTIVQRTAAACVPPPQQYASYNISCKPDAYGRALCGAQNQRISGNNLRFNLIKIQ; via the coding sequence ATGTCAAGAAATTTTACATATACTTCTATTTTGAGTGGACTAAAACCTGTGATGTGGCAGAATCAGCCTATTTACAGGCATTTTAGTAAACTCAGAAATCACCTTCGACAACAACAGGAGTTAGGAGATTTATATGCACAAATTTTTGCCGAACCATTTGTTGAAGATTCTTCAGCAGGAATAGCTGAAAGAGCCACATGGCGATTGGAGAGTTTTGAAGAAATGCCCCAATCTATTTCAGAACTACCTATTTCAGAACAAACTAACTACCGTTCTATTCTTGTCAGGAATATTAATACGCTTCTTGAATACTCTCAAAAGATGCTCGAATCTGAAAATTCAGATTCTGTCGCTTGGGGGCAGCTTATCAATAAGTCACTTCAAATACCTAATGACAGTTACATTCTTTGCGGGGAAAATAAGATTGTACTGGTAGCTTGGGGCTTTGTCAGTGCTCAAGAAGGTGATATTGGTTATAATCTCCGCAAAGAGATCGCTTTCAATCCATTTAATATTCATCGTGCTGTTGTTCCATTTGAGCCTTTACCTGTTGAGTTAAATAATTTCCCCGATGCTGAAACTTCCAATCAATCATCGGCAGAGCTGCCCCAACCTGAAATTACTCCGACAACAGTTGAAGATAATACAACAATTGAAAAGGAGTCAATAACGCCTCCAGTTATCAATTCACCAACCACCGACGAGAGCGATAAAAACCAACCCGTAGCAAGCACAAGCTCAACTCATACAGGTGAAACAAAGATAATAGCTCCAAAAGCGCCTTGGTGGAAACGTTTTTGGTGGGTTTGGTTATTTTTGTTAGGAATACTGTTTCTGTTTCGTCAATGTGGGCAAAGTTCACCTTTACCGGCAGCCCCGGGAGTCATTATCCCCATAGATTCAACCAAAATATCGCTCGACCCTGACAGTGTACGGTATATTGCTTCGGATAGGCTTAATATTGCACTTACAGGTACAAACAAAGACTTACACGAATTTGCCAAGGCATTTAAAAAGCTCTATGATGATGACAATTACCAAATTATCTATTATGATACTTTGACGTATCGGTTACAGTTACAGGTTCCACCCAATGAATTAGAAAAAATCAAGAAAGCACTCCCTGCTCAGTTGAAAGATTACCAAATGTTGATTTGGTATGAAGGTATTTTTGAGAGCCGTGTCATACCTTCTGACCCTGATTTTATAGATCAATCTAAAAGTTGGTATCATCGAATGGTTAAAGCTCCAGGGGCATGGGACTACACGAGGGGGGACAGGAATTTGGTGGTGGCTATTATTGACGACGGTTTTGATTTAACGCACCCGGAGTTTGTCGGGCGGGTTGTAAAACCATTTAATGTAGTTACTCATTCATCCAATGTCAATTCAAGCTACCGTGGAGGAACCCACGGTACTCACGTAGCAGGTATTGCATTAGGAAATGCCGACAATGGAATTGGCGTATCGGGGATTGCACCAGCATGTAGGTTTATGCCAGTGCAAGTAGGAGACAGAGCCGGACGTATGGGAAGCACCGCTATTATTGATGGGTTGCTGTATGCTATTCACAACGGAGCAAGCGTAGTCAATATGTCGCTAGGAATGGCTGTTCCGCCTTCCATCCGTTTTCTGTCGCCCCGCCGACAAAGAGACCTCATTAATCAATTGTTTAAAGGAGAGGAACAATTCTGGAAAGAACTTTTCAGCATGGCTGCCTCCAAGAATGTGACCATTGTTTTAGCTGCAGGTAACGACAATGTCTTTATTGGGTTAGACCCTATGCAACGTTCAGAAAATACAATCATTGTTTCGGCTACTGACAGAAGCAATAACAAAGCTATATTCAGTAACTACGGTGATGCTTCTTCAATCAGTGCCCCTGGAGTGCAGATATATAGCAGCATACCAAGAGGACGATTTGAATTAATGGATGGTACGAGTATGGCAGCACCGATAGTTACCGGTGGAGTGGCCTTGATTAAAAGCATAAACCCTACACTTACTTTATCTCAAATAAAGTCACTCTTACAACAAACAGGGTTGCCAGTGGCTACACCCAATGCATATATTGGTAATTTGATACAATTGGACAAAGCACTCGCTACAGCCTCACGTGGCCGTGCACCTACGGTGGAATGTCCCGACGTACAGCAAAAAATTGATAGTTTGTTGTTAGAGATTGAAAAGTTAAGGCAGGTATGCGACAATTATAATGCTGGTGATACTTTGAAACTGCCTTCTGACGGCGGCAATCTCAATTTTGCAGAGGGACGATGGAAAAGTACTACAGAAATAGTAAACGACGACGGTGATTTTGTACAGATTTTCTTTGATTTTTATACCAATGGCACGGGTAAGATCACATTACAAGAAGCCGATGGAACCCAATGTACAGCGCCTTTGAGTATTTCGCTCAACAACAATGAATTTACAATTGTACAACGCACTGCCGCTGCCTGTGTACCCCCACCCCAACAATACGCCTCTTACAATATCAGTTGTAAACCCGATGCCTATGGCCGGGCATTGTGTGGTGCACAAAACCAGCGAATTAGTGGAAATAACCTACGCTTTAACCTTATAAAAATACAATAA